Proteins found in one Weissella confusa genomic segment:
- a CDS encoding uracil-DNA glycosylase family protein: protein MVVDLKQEIMADSRNASFTSQGLEPIYMIAPTVKILIIGQAPGAVVEQTGILFNDKSGDRLREWMSIDRTTFYDSGLIGVLPMDFYFPGKGKRGDLPPRKFVAGEWHQRLLDTMPDIELILLVGKYAQQHYLPIKASESLTSVVHRFADFGPRYLPLAHPSPLNNIWLAKNPWFETDVVPALQKRVADILKK, encoded by the coding sequence ATGGTTGTGGATTTAAAACAGGAAATAATGGCTGATTCACGTAATGCGTCATTTACATCGCAAGGACTTGAGCCGATTTATATGATTGCACCAACCGTGAAAATATTGATTATTGGCCAAGCACCGGGCGCAGTTGTTGAGCAAACCGGGATTTTGTTCAATGATAAAAGTGGTGATCGATTACGCGAGTGGATGAGTATCGACCGGACAACCTTCTATGACTCTGGCTTAATTGGTGTGCTACCGATGGATTTCTATTTTCCAGGCAAGGGGAAGAGGGGTGATTTACCACCACGCAAATTTGTGGCGGGTGAATGGCACCAACGACTACTTGATACGATGCCGGATATCGAATTGATTTTGCTAGTCGGAAAATATGCGCAACAGCATTATTTGCCAATCAAAGCGAGTGAATCGTTAACCAGTGTGGTACATCGATTCGCGGATTTTGGGCCACGGTATTTGCCGTTGGCGCACCCATCACCACTCAACAACATCTGGCTTGCCAAGAATCCGTGGTTTGAAACGGACGTCGTGCCCGCACTACAAAAACGTGTCGCAGATATCTTAAAGAAATAA